In Roseovarius arcticus, the genomic stretch TTTTACCTTCGCCATGGATTCGCGACAGGATCCCTATGCCGACAACAACGTGCGCCTCGCGATGAAATACGCGATCAACCGCGAGGAACTGGTCGAAAAGATCCTGTTCGGCTACGGCTCGGTCGGGAATGACATTCCAGTTGGCCAGAATCAGCAATTTTACAACACCGAACTGGAGCAGAAGACATACGACCCCGATAAGGCCAAGTTCTACCTGAAGGAGGCGGGCCTGGAGTCGCTTGACGTCAGCCTGTCAGCCGCGGACGCCGCCTTCGCCGGTGCGGTCAACGCTGCAACGCTTTACCAAAACTCAGCTAAGGATGCGGGCATCAACATCAATGTCGTGCGCGAGCCGAACGATGGCTATTGGTCCGACGTCTGGATGAAAAAGCCATTCACAGCGGTCTATTGGGGCGGTCGCCCAGTTCAGGATCAGGCGTTTTCCATCGCCTTCACTTGCGGGGCGGAATGGAATGACGGCTTCTGGTGCAACGAGACGTTCGACGCATTGCTCAAAGAGGCCCGCGCCGAGCTGGATGAGGACAAGCGTCGTCAGCAGTATTTCGAGCTGCAGGAGATCGTCAGCACCCAAGGGTCCGTCGTCATCCCGATGTTCGCCAATTACGTCTATGCCACGACCAAAAAGATCGGGATGCCCAAAAAGGCTGCGTCGAACTGGGACATGGACGGCGAGCGTTGGGCCGAGCGCTGGTGGTTCGCTTGAGAAAAAACCGCTGAGCGCGCGGCTTACCGGCCGTGCGCCCGGTGCTTAAATGGAATGCTGCCGAATCCCAAGTTTGGCATCATTTTTTGGTACTTTACCCCTGAAGAATACCAAGAGGCTTGCGGCGGGCGCGATCTTTCTGGTGAAATTTGCAGACAGCACCTTGTCGAAGCGCATACGAGGGCCAGCCTCGCCAGAGGCACGTTTGCTCGACGGCCAAAAAAGGATCGCTCCACGACATCGCTCGACGGTTTCTGCCAAACTAAAACTAGTTCGTCCGTTTCGCGATTGAAGGAGCCATGCTGCAGGGATCAAAAACGCACGGGCCTTTCGTTTCAAATTAATCCAATCAGTTGTGACCCTTTGACATTGCTGTTAGCCGCTCAATCAAAAGGGAATTAACAATGGATGGCAAGCTCACACGAGCAACCGAGGTCGAACGAGTATCAGAACTCTTAGGACTACCTGAAGAAATCAATGATACAGATTCTCTGATCGCCCAGGTTACAACGGGTCTTCCCACCAAGTCCGTAGAGAAGATTTTAGAGGTAATGAACTCACAGCCAGTACTAAACCTCATTCCTGAACGGGCCTTCCGGCGAGCGAAGGCCGGAAAAATCCCCCTAAGTCCCGACAGGAGTAAGGTCCTATATGATTTTGCGCGCGCATACGTGGCCGCAGACAAAACTCACAGTGGCAACGGTGCCCTGGTGATGCGGTTTCTTGAGAAGCCTAATCCAGATCTTGGAGGCGCGGCTCCAATGGCACTAGCAATTTCGAGCCCTGCCGGTGCTGACGCAGTGATTGAACTACTTAGTAGATAAGCTAACCAGCCTCACGTCGACGCACGTCCTTAAGTGTATTTGTTGTTCTGAGCGGCAATCAGATTGCGGACATTATTTAAAGATGGGCTGATCCTGCGCTCACTTTACTGAACGCTCAGGCGGTGCCGGCCTGGTTCGCCTGCGTCCACAACCACTTGGCGAAGGCGCGCGAGGCGGCCGTCTGGCCCGTCTTTTCGGGAGGGATTAGGTAACATCCCTCCGCCAGCGGCGGCGCGTGATCAAACGGGCGCACTAATCGTCCCCCGGCGATCATGTCAACCACCAGTGTATCATGCACCATGGCGATCCCGGCCCCCTCCAGCGCCACGTTGACGGCAATGCCAAAGGTCGAGCCGCGATTGACCTCGGCCCAGCGATCAAAAGGGCGCGCCTGCGACTTGAACCATGCGTCCCAAGTGCCCGTGAGCCCGGAGCACTCGAATAGCGTCGCCGTCTCCAGATCGAACGCGCCGTCCTGATAATTGGGTCGGCAGACCGGATAGAAGCGATCCTGCGTTAGACGTTCTGCCCCATGAGGTACGTCGCCGTCGCGGGCGAAACGTATCTCGAGCGACGAGGACTCGGTATTGCGCTCCGGGTCCCAGATCGGCGTGACGATGTTCAGCGTGATGCCGGGGTGCGCCGCAGTGCCAAAATTGGCAGCCATGGCTCACCCTCACGAACACGATAGTTAGA encodes the following:
- a CDS encoding MbcA/ParS/Xre antitoxin family protein, whose protein sequence is MDGKLTRATEVERVSELLGLPEEINDTDSLIAQVTTGLPTKSVEKILEVMNSQPVLNLIPERAFRRAKAGKIPLSPDRSKVLYDFARAYVAADKTHSGNGALVMRFLEKPNPDLGGAAPMALAISSPAGADAVIELLSR
- a CDS encoding LysR substrate-binding domain-containing protein: MAANFGTAAHPGITLNIVTPIWDPERNTESSSLEIRFARDGDVPHGAERLTQDRFYPVCRPNYQDGAFDLETATLFECSGLTGTWDAWFKSQARPFDRWAEVNRGSTFGIAVNVALEGAGIAMVHDTLVVDMIAGGRLVRPFDHAPPLAEGCYLIPPEKTGQTAASRAFAKWLWTQANQAGTA